In Sphingomonas sp. SORGH_AS_0950, the following are encoded in one genomic region:
- a CDS encoding spermidine synthase yields MIPRELLGIAEVPGGEPLRLFRRGKDFMIVLDRNELMSTRMSGSEVALGTMTCDRLGGRAAPHLLIGGYGMGFTLRAVLAKLGRDARITVAELVPGIIEWARGPMAELTAGCLDDRRVTLAMGDVGNAIYAGRGAYDAILLDVDNGPDGLTRPDNDGLYSLRGLEEARVALRPGGVLAIWSAAPDPVFTRRLSRAGFTVDEVKVRARENGKGATHTIWFATPR; encoded by the coding sequence ATGATCCCGCGCGAGCTGCTCGGCATTGCCGAAGTGCCGGGCGGCGAGCCCCTGCGGCTGTTCCGCCGGGGCAAGGACTTTATGATCGTGCTCGATCGCAACGAGCTGATGAGCACGCGGATGAGCGGCTCCGAGGTGGCGTTGGGCACGATGACCTGCGACCGGCTGGGCGGGCGCGCGGCGCCGCATCTGCTGATCGGCGGCTATGGCATGGGCTTCACCCTGCGCGCCGTCCTGGCCAAGCTGGGCCGCGATGCGCGGATCACGGTGGCCGAGCTGGTGCCCGGCATCATCGAATGGGCGCGCGGGCCGATGGCGGAACTAACCGCCGGATGCCTGGACGACCGCCGCGTGACCCTGGCGATGGGCGATGTCGGCAATGCGATCTATGCGGGGCGCGGGGCTTATGACGCGATCCTGCTCGACGTCGACAACGGACCCGACGGGCTGACCCGGCCGGACAATGACGGGCTCTATTCGCTCCGCGGACTGGAGGAAGCGCGCGTCGCGCTCCGCCCCGGCGGGGTCCTCGCCATCTGGTCCGCCGCGCCCGATCCGGTATTCACCCGGCGGCTGTCGCGCGCGGGCTTCACCGTCGACGAGGTGAAGGTGCGCGCTCGGGAAAATGGCAAGGGCGCGACCCACACCATCTGGTTCGCCACGCCGCGTTGA
- a CDS encoding DUF6481 family protein: protein MAGYKVPGFADRASASRDAKAAALEKLRNKAAPDPAVVAARAAAREAKEAAEAERRAAHKAAIEQEKAAREEARAKAKAEAEAAAEAAAAAARPPVVPTAAELKAARDARYAARKARQGK from the coding sequence ATGGCAGGATATAAGGTTCCCGGTTTCGCCGATCGCGCATCGGCCTCGCGCGATGCCAAGGCGGCCGCGCTCGAAAAGCTGCGCAACAAGGCCGCGCCCGACCCGGCGGTGGTCGCCGCCCGCGCCGCCGCACGCGAAGCCAAGGAGGCCGCCGAGGCCGAGCGCCGCGCCGCGCACAAGGCCGCGATCGAGCAGGAAAAGGCCGCGCGCGAGGAAGCCCGCGCCAAGGCGAAGGCCGAGGCCGAAGCTGCTGCGGAGGCCGCCGCTGCCGCCGCGCGCCCGCCGGTGGTCCCGACCGCCGCCGAGCTGAAGGCCGCCCGCGACGCCCGCTACGCCGCTCGCAAGGCGCGCCAGGGCAAATGA
- a CDS encoding phospholipase D-like domain-containing protein produces MAVIIDAEKYFRMARRAMLGARKQILLIGWDFDARIVLDHDEAPNESVGDFIYSLVERNPELEIFLLRWDTGAIKSLFRGRTFFTVMKWMAHNRIHTKLDGHHPIAASHHQKIVIIDDKLAFCGGIDMTSDRWDTREHRDDDPGRKRPGGQPYKPWHDAISAVEGPVTHALGELFRERWHAAGGKRMAPASPGESCWPEGLEPDFLDQPVAIARTMPEMDDQVPVHENEALFLAQIARAERYVYIESQYFASRRVAEAIARRLDEENGPEFVIVNPLTAQGWLEPIAMDTARARLVEALRRRDRHGRFRIYHPFTAGGEPIYCHAKILIADDRVFRLGSSNLNNRSMRLDTECDLAIAVEPDSAAGRRIGAIRDDLLAEHLGTSPAEVQVAVQRTGALIAAVEALRGAEGRTLRAYEVPDLSSVEEWLADNEVLDPESPDEMFEALSSRKGLFRRWRRR; encoded by the coding sequence ATGGCGGTCATCATCGATGCGGAGAAATATTTCCGGATGGCCCGCCGCGCGATGCTCGGCGCCCGCAAGCAGATCCTGCTGATCGGATGGGACTTCGACGCGCGCATCGTCCTCGATCACGACGAGGCCCCCAACGAGTCCGTCGGCGACTTCATCTATTCGCTGGTCGAGCGGAACCCGGAGCTGGAAATTTTCCTGCTCCGCTGGGACACCGGCGCGATCAAGTCGCTGTTCCGGGGGCGGACATTCTTCACGGTGATGAAATGGATGGCGCACAATCGCATCCATACCAAGCTGGACGGCCATCACCCGATCGCGGCCTCTCACCACCAGAAGATCGTCATCATCGACGACAAGCTCGCCTTTTGCGGCGGGATCGACATGACCAGCGACCGTTGGGACACGCGCGAGCATCGCGACGACGATCCCGGTCGCAAGCGGCCCGGCGGTCAGCCCTACAAGCCCTGGCACGATGCGATCAGCGCGGTGGAGGGGCCGGTGACGCATGCGCTGGGCGAGCTGTTTCGCGAACGCTGGCATGCGGCGGGCGGCAAGCGCATGGCCCCCGCCTCACCGGGCGAAAGCTGCTGGCCCGAGGGGCTGGAGCCCGACTTCCTCGACCAGCCCGTCGCCATCGCGCGCACCATGCCCGAGATGGACGACCAGGTGCCGGTGCACGAGAATGAGGCGCTGTTCCTGGCCCAGATCGCGCGGGCGGAGCGCTATGTCTATATCGAGAGCCAGTATTTCGCGTCGCGCCGCGTCGCCGAGGCGATCGCGCGGCGGCTGGACGAAGAGAATGGCCCCGAATTCGTCATCGTCAATCCGCTGACCGCGCAAGGCTGGCTGGAGCCGATCGCGATGGACACGGCGCGCGCGCGGCTGGTCGAGGCGCTCCGGCGGCGCGACCGGCACGGGCGTTTCCGCATCTATCATCCCTTCACGGCGGGGGGCGAGCCGATCTATTGCCATGCCAAGATCCTGATCGCCGATGACCGGGTGTTCCGGCTGGGTTCGTCCAATCTCAACAACCGCTCGATGCGGCTGGACACCGAATGCGACCTGGCGATCGCGGTCGAGCCCGACAGCGCGGCGGGACGGCGGATCGGGGCGATCCGCGACGACCTGCTCGCCGAGCATCTGGGCACCAGCCCCGCCGAGGTGCAGGTGGCGGTGCAACGGACCGGCGCGCTGATCGCGGCGGTCGAGGCGCTGCGCGGAGCCGAGGGGCGGACGCTGCGCGCCTATGAGGTGCCCGACCTGTCGAGCGTCGAGGAATGGCTGGCCGACAATGAGGTCCTCGATCCCGAAAGCCCCGACGAGATGTTCGAGGCGCTCAGCAGCCGCAAGGGGCTGTTCCGGCGGTGGCGGCGGCGCTGA
- the cysW gene encoding sulfate ABC transporter permease subunit CysW, with amino-acid sequence MSGSNPTTIESPVARWALIGTGFAFLALFLFLPLVMVFAGGLAKGWQVFVAAIADPDALAAIRLTLLVAAIAVPVNAVFGVAASWAIAKFDFRGKSLLISLIDLPFSVSPVVSGLIFVLLFGAQGWLGPWLTEHGVRIIFAVPGIVLATVFVTFPFVARELIPLMAEQGRDDEEAARSLGASGWQTFWHVTLPNIRWGLLYGVLLCNARAMGEFGAVSVVSGHIRGLTNTMPLHVEILYNEYDFVGAFAVASLLASLALVTLGVKTVLEWRFGIHRAGAAH; translated from the coding sequence ATGAGCGGTTCCAACCCCACCACCATCGAAAGCCCGGTGGCGCGCTGGGCGCTGATCGGCACCGGTTTCGCCTTTCTGGCGCTGTTCCTGTTCCTGCCGCTCGTCATGGTGTTCGCGGGTGGTCTGGCCAAGGGATGGCAGGTCTTCGTCGCGGCCATCGCGGACCCCGACGCGCTCGCGGCGATCCGCCTGACGCTGCTGGTCGCCGCCATTGCGGTGCCGGTCAACGCGGTGTTCGGCGTGGCGGCCTCCTGGGCGATCGCCAAGTTCGATTTTCGTGGAAAAAGCCTGCTCATATCCCTGATCGACCTGCCTTTTTCGGTGTCGCCGGTGGTGTCGGGCCTGATCTTCGTGCTGCTGTTCGGGGCGCAAGGGTGGCTGGGGCCGTGGCTGACCGAGCATGGCGTCCGCATCATCTTCGCGGTGCCCGGCATCGTGCTGGCGACCGTGTTCGTCACCTTTCCCTTCGTCGCGCGCGAGCTGATCCCGCTGATGGCCGAACAGGGCCGCGACGACGAGGAGGCGGCGCGGTCGCTGGGGGCGAGCGGGTGGCAGACCTTCTGGCATGTCACGCTGCCCAATATCCGCTGGGGGCTGCTCTACGGCGTGCTCCTGTGCAATGCCCGCGCGATGGGCGAGTTCGGCGCGGTGTCGGTCGTGTCGGGGCATATCCGGGGGCTGACCAACACCATGCCGCTGCATGTCGAGATACTGTACAATGAATATGACTTTGTCGGCGCGTTCGCGGTGGCGTCCCTGCTCGCCTCGCTCGCGCTCGTGACCTTGGGAGTGAAGACCGTGCTGGAATGGCGTTTCGGCATCCACCGGGCGGGAGCCGCGCATTGA
- a CDS encoding DUF4169 family protein → MGEIVNFRQARKARDRRQAEQQAMENRARFGRTKAEKQRDAAEQERLRRELDGAKREEDGA, encoded by the coding sequence ATGGGCGAGATCGTCAACTTCCGTCAGGCGCGAAAGGCCCGCGACCGGCGGCAGGCCGAACAACAGGCGATGGAAAACCGCGCGCGCTTCGGCCGGACTAAGGCCGAGAAACAGCGGGATGCGGCGGAGCAGGAGCGTCTTCGCCGCGAGCTGGACGGGGCGAAGCGGGAAGAGGATGGGGCGTAA
- the cysT gene encoding sulfate ABC transporter permease subunit CysT, which produces MRASTRRSALPGFGLTMGMTLFWLGLVVLLPLSALVIRAAGMGWDGFAAVGLSPRALAAYRLSFGAALAAAAVNAVFGLLIAWILVRYEFPGKKLIDAAVDLPFALPTAVAGIALVSLYADNGWIGSLLAPLGIKVAYTPLGVTIALVFIGLPFIVRSVQPVLADLGRDVEEAAATLGATRAQTFRRIILPAIAPALLTGFALAFARGVGEYGSIIFIAGNMPFKSEIAPLLIITQLEQFDYDGATAIACVMLVLSFAMLLFVNLLQAWRAKRGTR; this is translated from the coding sequence ATGCGGGCTTCGACGCGCCGATCCGCCTTGCCGGGCTTCGGCCTGACCATGGGGATGACCCTGTTCTGGCTGGGGCTGGTGGTCCTGCTGCCGCTGTCCGCGCTGGTCATACGCGCGGCGGGCATGGGCTGGGACGGCTTTGCCGCGGTCGGTCTGTCGCCGCGCGCACTGGCCGCCTATCGGCTCAGCTTCGGCGCGGCGCTGGCGGCGGCGGCGGTCAATGCGGTGTTTGGACTGCTGATCGCCTGGATCCTCGTCCGCTATGAATTTCCCGGCAAGAAGCTGATCGATGCCGCGGTCGACCTGCCCTTCGCGCTGCCGACGGCGGTGGCGGGCATCGCGCTGGTTTCGCTCTATGCGGATAATGGCTGGATCGGGTCGCTGCTCGCACCGCTGGGGATCAAGGTGGCCTATACGCCGCTTGGCGTCACCATTGCCTTGGTTTTCATTGGCTTGCCGTTCATTGTTCGCTCGGTGCAGCCGGTGCTGGCCGATCTGGGGCGCGATGTCGAGGAGGCGGCCGCCACGCTCGGCGCGACGCGGGCGCAGACCTTTCGCCGGATCATCCTGCCCGCCATCGCGCCCGCGCTGCTGACGGGCTTCGCGCTCGCCTTTGCGCGCGGGGTCGGCGAATATGGCTCGATCATCTTCATCGCGGGCAACATGCCCTTCAAGTCGGAGATCGCGCCGCTGCTGATCATCACCCAGCTGGAGCAGTTCGACTATGACGGCGCGACGGCCATCGCGTGCGTGATGCTGGTACTGTCCTTCGCGATGCTGTTGTTCGTCAATCTGCTCCAGGCGTGGCGCGCCAAGCGGGGGACGCGATGA
- a CDS encoding sulfate/molybdate ABC transporter ATP-binding protein, whose amino-acid sequence MSIVVENISRRFGGFTALDRVSLETRAGEFLALLGPSGSGKTTLLRTIAGLDFADEGHVLFDGQDMTDTPAAERRIGFVFQNYALFRHMTVAQNIAFGLTVRKRRDRPAKAAIAAKVAELLALIQLPDVGDRYPAQLSGGQRQRVALARALAIEPRLLLLDEPFGALDAQVRKDLRGWLRRIHDETGLTSIFVTHDQEEALELADRIVVMRGGVIEQVGTPHEVQAEPATAFVSSFIGETNCLPVTRSNGSAMVGQGQTVLPDTGQGQGAGELHIRPHDVELVEPGAPDALAVTVETSRPIGRSRRITATMAGLAEPLTFDLPVDAGAGPGDVLNLRPTRYRIFAKT is encoded by the coding sequence TTGAGCATCGTCGTCGAGAATATTTCCCGTCGCTTCGGCGGCTTCACCGCGCTCGACCGCGTGTCGCTGGAGACGCGGGCGGGCGAGTTCCTGGCGCTGCTCGGCCCGTCCGGATCGGGCAAGACGACGCTGCTGCGGACCATTGCGGGGCTGGACTTCGCCGATGAGGGCCATGTGCTGTTCGATGGACAGGACATGACGGACACGCCCGCGGCCGAGCGTCGGATCGGCTTCGTGTTCCAGAATTACGCGCTGTTCCGTCACATGACGGTCGCCCAGAACATCGCCTTCGGCCTGACCGTGCGGAAACGGCGCGACCGTCCGGCCAAGGCGGCGATCGCGGCCAAGGTCGCCGAACTGCTCGCCCTGATCCAGCTGCCCGATGTCGGCGACCGCTACCCCGCGCAGCTGTCGGGCGGGCAGCGGCAGCGCGTGGCCCTGGCCCGCGCACTGGCGATCGAGCCGCGCCTGCTATTGCTCGACGAGCCGTTCGGCGCGCTCGATGCCCAGGTTCGCAAGGATTTGCGCGGCTGGCTGCGGCGGATCCATGACGAGACGGGGCTGACCTCGATCTTCGTGACGCACGATCAGGAAGAGGCGCTCGAACTGGCCGACCGGATCGTCGTGATGCGCGGCGGGGTGATCGAACAGGTCGGCACCCCGCATGAGGTGCAGGCCGAACCGGCCACCGCCTTCGTGTCGTCCTTCATCGGCGAGACCAACTGCCTGCCCGTCACCCGGTCGAACGGTTCGGCGATGGTGGGGCAGGGGCAGACGGTGCTGCCCGACACCGGCCAGGGGCAGGGGGCGGGCGAGCTTCATATCCGGCCGCATGATGTCGAACTGGTCGAACCCGGCGCCCCCGATGCGCTGGCCGTCACGGTGGAGACGAGCCGCCCGATCGGCCGGTCGCGTCGGATCACCGCCACGATGGCGGGACTGGCCGAGCCGTTGACCTTCGACCTGCCCGTCGACGCCGGCGCCGGGCCGGGCGATGTGCTCAACCTGCGCCCGACCCGCTATCGGATATTCGCAAAGACCTGA
- a CDS encoding sulfate ABC transporter substrate-binding protein: MRAPFSASLAALMIGTVGLAGGLSGCSGGGSGGGKGSVELLNVSYDPTRELYKDVNAAFAKQWQAKTGQSVSFRMSHGGSGKQSRSVIDGLSADVVTLALAYDIDAIAERAKLLPADWQARLPDNSAPYTSTIVFLVRKGNPKGIRDWADLVKPGVQVITPSPKTSGGARWNFLAAWAYGKKAGGSEAAAQRYVADLYAHVPVLDSGARGATTTFVERGLGDVLIAWENEALLSEKELGAGKFDIVVPSISILAEPPVAVVDVNAKAHGTEKVATEYLKFLYTPEGQEIVARNFYRPRDQAVLAKYAAVFPKLDMVTIRDFGGWGAAQKRFFADGGVFDTIYAGGRKR; encoded by the coding sequence ATGCGAGCACCATTTTCGGCAAGCCTTGCCGCGTTGATGATCGGGACGGTCGGTCTGGCTGGCGGCCTGTCCGGCTGTTCGGGGGGCGGCAGCGGCGGCGGGAAGGGCTCGGTCGAGCTGCTGAACGTCAGCTATGACCCGACGCGCGAGCTGTACAAGGACGTCAACGCCGCCTTCGCCAAACAATGGCAGGCCAAGACCGGCCAGAGCGTCTCGTTCCGGATGAGCCATGGCGGATCGGGCAAGCAGTCGCGGTCGGTGATCGACGGGCTGTCGGCGGACGTGGTGACGCTGGCGCTGGCCTATGACATCGATGCGATCGCCGAGCGGGCCAAGCTGCTTCCGGCCGATTGGCAGGCCCGCCTGCCGGACAATAGCGCGCCCTACACCTCGACCATCGTGTTCCTGGTCCGCAAGGGCAATCCCAAGGGCATTCGCGACTGGGCCGATCTGGTGAAGCCGGGCGTGCAGGTCATCACCCCCAGCCCCAAGACCAGCGGCGGCGCGCGGTGGAATTTCCTGGCCGCCTGGGCCTATGGCAAGAAGGCGGGCGGTTCCGAGGCGGCGGCGCAGCGCTATGTCGCGGACCTCTACGCCCATGTGCCGGTGCTGGATTCGGGCGCGCGCGGCGCGACCACGACCTTTGTCGAACGCGGCCTGGGCGATGTGCTGATCGCGTGGGAGAATGAGGCGCTTCTGTCCGAAAAGGAACTGGGCGCGGGCAAGTTCGACATCGTCGTCCCCTCCATCTCGATCCTGGCCGAGCCGCCGGTCGCGGTGGTCGACGTCAATGCCAAGGCGCATGGCACCGAGAAGGTCGCGACCGAATATCTCAAATTCCTCTACACGCCCGAAGGGCAGGAGATCGTCGCGCGCAACTTCTACCGCCCGCGCGACCAGGCGGTGCTGGCGAAATATGCGGCGGTGTTTCCCAAGCTGGACATGGTGACGATCCGCGACTTCGGCGGCTGGGGCGCGGCGCAGAAGCGCTTCTTCGCCGATGGCGGCGTATTCGACACCATCTATGCCGGCGGCAGGAAGCGCTGA
- the rodA gene encoding rod shape-determining protein RodA, translating into MSGPRIIPEPIAQLPWRVILLVMAIGCFGLVVLYSAAGGSLTPWAKPQGVRFFVLLAGSLVLSRLPLDLWRRIAMPGYLILVVALVLVELLGAVRGGSQRWLDVGFIRLQPSELMKLFIVLGAARFYEMMPPAETRRFSGIWPVAAMIGVPAALVMKQPDLGTALMICAGGATVMFLAGVPLRLFIGGAIGLAVMAPLAVNFLLHDYQRNRVLIFLDPESDPLGTGYHISQSKIAIGSGGIWGKGFLNGTQSHLDYLPEGHTDFVFATMAEEWGLVGGCFLILAFLLVIRWGLNVAQAAPNRFARLTAAGLSTTIFIYVMVNLMMVMGLAPVVGIPLPLVSYGGSSQMTVLLCLGILMAIDRENRRAARW; encoded by the coding sequence ATGAGCGGCCCGCGCATCATCCCCGAACCGATCGCGCAACTGCCCTGGCGGGTGATCCTGCTGGTCATGGCGATCGGCTGTTTCGGGCTGGTCGTCCTCTATTCGGCCGCGGGCGGCTCGCTCACCCCCTGGGCCAAGCCGCAGGGGGTGCGCTTCTTCGTGCTGCTCGCGGGGTCGCTGGTGCTGTCGCGACTGCCGCTCGACCTGTGGCGGCGCATCGCCATGCCGGGCTATCTGATCCTCGTCGTCGCGCTCGTCCTGGTCGAACTGCTGGGTGCGGTGCGCGGGGGCAGTCAGCGATGGCTGGACGTGGGCTTCATCCGGCTCCAGCCGTCCGAGCTGATGAAGCTGTTCATCGTGCTGGGCGCCGCGCGCTTCTATGAGATGATGCCGCCCGCCGAGACCAGGCGCTTCTCGGGCATATGGCCGGTCGCGGCGATGATCGGCGTGCCCGCCGCGCTGGTGATGAAGCAGCCCGATCTGGGCACCGCGCTGATGATCTGCGCGGGCGGGGCGACCGTCATGTTCCTTGCCGGGGTGCCGCTGCGGCTGTTCATCGGCGGGGCGATCGGGCTGGCGGTGATGGCGCCGCTCGCGGTCAATTTCCTGCTGCACGACTATCAGCGCAACCGCGTGCTGATCTTCCTCGACCCCGAAAGCGATCCGCTGGGCACCGGCTATCACATCAGCCAGTCCAAGATCGCGATCGGCTCGGGCGGTATCTGGGGCAAGGGGTTCCTGAACGGCACCCAGAGCCATCTCGACTATCTGCCCGAGGGGCATACCGACTTCGTCTTCGCCACCATGGCGGAGGAATGGGGGCTGGTCGGCGGATGCTTCCTGATCCTGGCCTTCCTGCTCGTCATCCGCTGGGGCCTGAACGTCGCGCAGGCAGCGCCCAACCGCTTTGCCCGGCTGACCGCGGCGGGGCTGTCCACGACGATCTTCATCTATGTCATGGTCAATCTGATGATGGTCATGGGGCTGGCCCCGGTCGTCGGCATCCCGTTGCCGCTGGTCAGCTATGGCGGATCGTCGCAGATGACGGTGTTGCTGTGCCTGGGCATCTTGATGGCGATCGACCGCGAAAATCGCCGCGCCGCCCGCTGGTGA